A single region of the Acinetobacter sp. WCHA45 genome encodes:
- a CDS encoding putative bifunctional diguanylate cyclase/phosphodiesterase, with product MVNVDYDSTWVIASILVAVATCYAAVSMEELVFKAAYKKLEKSILVTSGLTLGLAIWAMHFIGMLASHLPEGYHFDLSLTALSYLVGAVASIFAVWLTTRPTLPLPRLVLGAVFMGLGISGMHYTGMLALSFTDHQLHYDPLLVISSILIAIFGSALSFWFIFKYKTATAHRTVLKLTIALLMAFSIVGMHYTGMAATLFDERVAMILSAAQTDQSVLLFTIIFITSLVFVAGFAVAVLEARLEERNQQLTKINRELANQSSHDSLTKLPNRLSLTDYAEVIFSHHRLKEQKAAFLYIDLDRFKSVNDAFGHHIGDQLLIQMANRLHQKLSQNQKLFRIGGDEFVLISEHTDANEAIELAEKVLHAIQESYSIANKEINISASLGIAIYPEHGTNVQDLLINADVAMLASKDQGRNTFTIFHSASDQQDVRSQSKLINDLYKAVDEQQFILFYQPKFTVNYEICGVEALIRWKHPTLGLLTPQMFIEGAEKTGLIIPMGYWALEQACQQIQKWEQSNSLFYPISVNLSALQFENKKLFCVLEKLLDKYQIQPEHLILEITESTAMHHIESSIRTLERLRKLGIRIAIDDFGTGYSSFLYLKDLPIDELKIDRGFLIDLQPNSKEEAILESIIHLAAKLELVVTAEGVETQEQADILTHLGCNQLQGYLLGRPVNVENLVLNRTHNFA from the coding sequence ATGGTTAACGTTGATTACGATAGCACATGGGTCATCGCTTCCATTTTGGTTGCAGTAGCGACTTGTTATGCTGCAGTTTCAATGGAAGAACTCGTTTTTAAAGCTGCTTATAAAAAGTTGGAGAAAAGCATTTTAGTAACGAGTGGGTTGACTTTAGGCTTGGCAATATGGGCAATGCATTTTATTGGAATGCTGGCTAGCCATTTGCCAGAAGGTTATCACTTTGATCTTAGTTTGACTGCATTGTCTTATTTAGTTGGTGCAGTGGCTTCTATATTTGCTGTGTGGTTAACAACTCGACCTACATTACCTCTTCCGCGATTGGTTTTAGGTGCTGTGTTTATGGGCTTAGGCATTTCAGGAATGCACTACACAGGAATGCTTGCACTCTCATTTACCGATCATCAACTACACTATGATCCACTTTTGGTCATTAGTTCGATCTTGATTGCAATTTTTGGCTCTGCATTAAGTTTTTGGTTTATTTTTAAATATAAGACAGCGACTGCCCATCGTACAGTTTTGAAACTGACTATCGCTTTATTGATGGCATTTAGTATTGTGGGAATGCATTATACTGGAATGGCTGCGACATTATTTGATGAACGAGTAGCGATGATCTTAAGTGCTGCTCAAACTGATCAAAGTGTGCTGTTATTTACGATTATTTTTATTACGAGTTTAGTCTTTGTTGCTGGTTTCGCCGTTGCAGTTTTAGAAGCGAGACTAGAGGAGCGCAACCAACAATTAACAAAAATTAATCGCGAGTTAGCCAACCAATCTTCACATGACTCCTTAACTAAACTGCCAAATCGCTTATCCTTAACAGATTATGCTGAAGTAATTTTTAGTCATCATCGTTTAAAAGAACAAAAAGCTGCATTTTTATATATTGATTTAGATCGTTTTAAGTCTGTTAATGATGCTTTTGGACACCACATTGGTGATCAGTTATTAATCCAAATGGCTAATCGATTACATCAGAAACTCAGCCAAAATCAAAAGCTGTTTAGAATTGGTGGTGATGAGTTTGTTTTAATCTCAGAGCATACTGATGCAAATGAGGCGATAGAGTTAGCAGAGAAAGTTCTACATGCCATTCAAGAAAGTTATTCAATTGCAAATAAAGAGATAAATATTTCAGCCAGTTTGGGCATTGCGATTTATCCTGAACACGGTACGAATGTTCAAGACCTTTTGATCAATGCAGATGTCGCGATGTTGGCATCTAAAGATCAAGGACGTAATACCTTTACTATTTTCCATTCTGCGAGTGATCAACAAGATGTGCGTAGTCAATCCAAATTAATTAATGATCTTTATAAAGCTGTTGATGAACAACAGTTTATCTTATTTTATCAACCGAAATTTACGGTCAATTATGAAATTTGTGGAGTAGAGGCTCTGATTCGTTGGAAGCATCCAACTTTGGGATTGTTAACTCCGCAAATGTTTATAGAGGGAGCTGAGAAGACAGGTTTGATCATTCCAATGGGATATTGGGCACTTGAGCAAGCTTGCCAACAGATCCAAAAATGGGAACAGAGTAATAGTCTTTTTTATCCGATCTCAGTCAATCTTTCGGCTTTGCAATTTGAAAATAAAAAACTGTTTTGTGTATTAGAAAAGCTCTTAGATAAATATCAAATTCAACCTGAACATCTCATTTTAGAAATCACAGAATCAACAGCGATGCATCATATCGAATCGAGTATTCGTACCTTAGAGCGATTGAGAAAGTTAGGGATTCGAATTGCAATTGATGATTTTGGTACAGGTTATTCGAGTTTTCTTTATTTAAAAGATTTACCAATCGATGAGCTTAAAATTGACCGCGGTTTTTTAATTGATTTACAGCCTAATTCGAAAGAAGAAGCAATCTTAGAAAGTATTATTCACTTGGCTGCGAAACTGGAATTGGTAGTGACTGCAGAAGGGGTTGAAACGCAGGAGCAAGCGGATATTTTGACACACCTTGGATGCAATCAATTGCAGGGATATCTGTTAGGTCGTCCTGTGAATGTTGAGAATCTAGTATTAAACCGAACTCATAACTTTGCTTAA
- the ilvC gene encoding ketol-acid reductoisomerase, translated as MQIFYDKDCDLSIIQGKKVAIIGYGSQGHAHALNLKDSGVDVTVGLRAGSASWKKAENSGLKVSEVPAAVAQADLVMILTPDEFQSQLYRDVIEPNIKQGATLAFAHGFSILYNQVVPRADLDVIMVAPKAPGHTVRSEYQRGSGVPDLIAVHQDASGNARNVALSYASGVGGGRTGIIETSFREETETDLFGEQAVLCGGAVELVKMGFETLVEAGYAPEMAYFECLHELKLIVDLMFEGGIADMNYSVSNNAEYGEYVTGTEVINEQSREAMRNALKRIQSGEYAKMFIQEGALNYPSMTARRRQNAAHGIEVTGNKLRAMMPWIQANKIVDKEKN; from the coding sequence ATGCAAATTTTTTACGATAAAGACTGTGACTTATCAATCATCCAAGGCAAAAAAGTTGCAATCATTGGTTATGGTTCACAAGGTCATGCTCATGCACTTAACTTGAAAGATTCTGGCGTTGACGTAACTGTTGGTTTACGTGCTGGTTCAGCATCTTGGAAAAAAGCTGAAAATTCAGGTCTTAAAGTATCTGAAGTTCCAGCGGCTGTTGCTCAAGCTGACTTAGTGATGATTTTGACTCCAGATGAGTTCCAATCTCAACTTTATCGTGATGTAATTGAGCCAAACATCAAGCAAGGCGCAACTTTAGCATTTGCTCACGGTTTCTCTATTCTTTATAACCAAGTTGTTCCACGTGCTGACTTAGACGTAATCATGGTTGCACCTAAAGCACCTGGTCACACAGTACGTTCTGAATACCAACGTGGTTCAGGTGTTCCAGATCTAATCGCTGTACACCAAGATGCTTCTGGTAATGCACGTAACGTTGCGCTTTCTTACGCTTCAGGTGTAGGCGGTGGTCGTACTGGTATCATCGAAACTTCATTCCGTGAAGAAACTGAAACTGACCTTTTCGGTGAGCAAGCAGTTCTTTGTGGTGGTGCTGTTGAACTTGTTAAAATGGGCTTCGAGACTCTTGTTGAAGCTGGTTATGCTCCAGAAATGGCGTACTTCGAATGTCTACACGAGCTTAAATTGATCGTTGACTTAATGTTCGAAGGCGGTATCGCGGACATGAACTACTCTGTATCTAACAACGCTGAATACGGCGAATATGTAACTGGTACTGAAGTAATCAACGAACAATCTCGTGAAGCAATGCGTAATGCATTGAAACGTATCCAATCTGGTGAATATGCGAAAATGTTCATTCAAGAAGGTGCATTAAACTACCCATCTATGACTGCTCGTCGTCGTCAAAATGCTGCGCATGGTATCGAAGTAACGGGTAACAAGTTACGTGCGATGATGCCTTGGATTCAAGCGAACAAAATCGTAGACAAAGAGAAGAACTAA
- the ilvN gene encoding acetolactate synthase small subunit has product MRHIISVLVENEAGALSRLVGLFSQRGYNIETLNVAPTEDETLSRLTLTTYGDDHKIEQITKQLNKLVEVVKVVDLSEGAHIERELMLIKVKALGAARAEIKRTADIFRAQIVDVTPTTYTIQIAGTTEKIDGFIDALAENTILEVVRSGVSGIARGEKVLSI; this is encoded by the coding sequence ATGAGACACATTATCTCTGTACTTGTAGAAAATGAAGCAGGCGCGCTTTCTCGTTTGGTCGGTTTATTCTCTCAACGTGGTTACAACATTGAGACTTTAAACGTTGCGCCAACTGAAGATGAAACTTTATCTCGTTTGACGCTGACAACTTATGGTGATGATCACAAAATCGAGCAGATCACAAAACAACTGAATAAATTAGTTGAAGTGGTTAAGGTGGTTGATTTGTCAGAAGGTGCACATATTGAGCGCGAGCTTATGTTGATTAAAGTGAAAGCTTTAGGTGCTGCTCGTGCGGAAATTAAGCGTACAGCTGATATTTTCCGTGCCCAAATCGTTGATGTAACACCAACCACTTATACGATTCAGATCGCAGGTACAACTGAAAAGATTGATGGTTTTATTGATGCACTTGCTGAAAATACCATTCTAGAAGTTGTACGTTCTGGTGTGTCTGGTATCGCACGTGGTGAAAAAGTTTTAAGTATTTAA
- a CDS encoding acetolactate synthase 3 large subunit: MELLSGGEMLVRALADEGVEHVFGYPGGAVLHIYDALFQQDKINHYLVRHEQAAGHMADAYSRVTGKTGVVLVTSGPGATNTVTPIATAYMDSIPMVILSGQVASHLIGEDAFQETDMVGISRPIVKHSFQVRHASEIPAIIKKAFYIASSGRPGPVVVDIPKDATNPAEKFAYEYPEKVKMRSYQPPSRGHSGQIRKAIDELITAKRPIIYTGGGVVQGNASALLTELAHLLGYPVTNTLMGLGAFPGNDPQFVGMLGMHGTYEANMTMHNADVILAIGARFDDRVTNNPAKFCLNAKVIHIDVDPATISKTIMAHIPIVGAVEPVLQEMLAQLKQMNVSKPNPEAIAEWWSQINEWRKVHGLRYEAAQNGEMKPQQVVEALDRVTNGEAIITSDVGQHQMFGALYYKYKRPRQWINSGGLGTMGVGLPYAMAAKLAFPDQQVVCITGEASIQMCIQELSTCKQYGLNVKILCLNNQALGMVKQWQDMNYEGRHSSSYVDSLPDFAKLMEAYGHVGIQINHADELESKLAEAMAINDKCVFINVMVDRTEHVYPMLIAGQSMKDMWLGKGERTA; this comes from the coding sequence TTGGAACTTTTATCTGGTGGTGAAATGCTCGTTCGTGCGCTTGCGGACGAAGGCGTAGAGCATGTTTTTGGTTATCCAGGCGGCGCAGTTTTACATATTTATGATGCGCTTTTTCAACAAGACAAAATTAATCATTACCTTGTACGTCATGAGCAAGCTGCTGGTCATATGGCAGATGCATACTCGCGCGTAACTGGTAAAACAGGTGTTGTTCTTGTGACTTCTGGTCCAGGTGCAACAAATACTGTTACTCCTATTGCAACTGCCTATATGGACTCAATCCCAATGGTGATTTTGTCAGGGCAAGTTGCAAGTCACCTAATTGGTGAAGATGCATTCCAAGAAACAGATATGGTTGGTATTTCTCGTCCAATCGTAAAGCACAGTTTCCAAGTGCGTCACGCCAGCGAAATTCCTGCCATTATTAAGAAAGCATTTTATATTGCCTCTTCTGGTCGTCCAGGCCCAGTGGTTGTTGATATTCCTAAGGATGCCACCAATCCAGCAGAAAAATTTGCCTACGAATATCCTGAAAAAGTGAAGATGCGTTCATATCAACCGCCTTCACGTGGACATTCAGGTCAAATTCGCAAAGCAATTGATGAGCTGATCACTGCTAAACGCCCAATTATCTATACAGGTGGTGGTGTTGTTCAAGGTAATGCTTCTGCACTATTGACTGAACTTGCACATCTATTGGGTTATCCAGTGACCAATACCTTGATGGGCTTAGGTGCTTTCCCAGGTAATGATCCACAATTTGTGGGTATGTTAGGGATGCATGGTACTTATGAAGCCAATATGACGATGCACAATGCAGACGTGATTTTGGCGATTGGTGCGCGTTTCGATGACCGTGTAACCAATAACCCTGCGAAATTCTGTTTGAATGCGAAAGTTATTCATATTGATGTAGATCCAGCGACCATTTCTAAAACGATCATGGCGCACATTCCTATCGTTGGTGCGGTTGAGCCAGTTCTTCAAGAAATGTTAGCTCAGCTTAAACAGATGAATGTGTCTAAGCCAAATCCTGAAGCAATTGCTGAATGGTGGTCTCAGATTAATGAGTGGCGTAAAGTTCATGGCTTACGCTATGAAGCGGCTCAAAATGGTGAAATGAAACCACAACAAGTGGTGGAAGCGCTTGATCGTGTGACCAATGGTGAAGCGATCATTACGTCTGACGTAGGTCAGCACCAGATGTTTGGTGCCTTGTACTACAAATACAAGCGTCCACGCCAATGGATTAACTCTGGTGGTCTAGGTACGATGGGTGTTGGTTTACCGTATGCAATGGCAGCGAAACTTGCATTCCCAGATCAACAAGTCGTGTGTATTACAGGTGAAGCATCAATTCAGATGTGTATCCAAGAATTATCAACATGTAAGCAATATGGCTTAAATGTGAAAATTCTTTGCTTGAATAACCAAGCTTTAGGCATGGTGAAGCAGTGGCAAGATATGAACTACGAAGGGCGTCATTCAAGCTCTTATGTAGATTCTTTACCTGATTTTGCAAAATTGATGGAAGCTTATGGTCACGTAGGTATTCAAATCAATCATGCAGATGAATTGGAATCTAAACTGGCTGAAGCAATGGCAATTAATGATAAATGTGTATTCATTAATGTCATGGTTGATCGTACAGAGCATGTTTATCCAATGTTGATTGCAGGTCAGTCGATGAAAGATATGTGGTTAGGTAAAGGGGAGCGCACGGCATGA
- a CDS encoding DUF4124 domain-containing protein has protein sequence MTSNHLKTSLYTLAATAMLLSSSQNHAQQYYKWVDASGSTHYTATPPPKGAKRLDKVTTYGSHNYSSSNPTSTTTQATQTPQSDTNQQNNSSTTNMPTDNSKPVPTVEAPSVSSNSVVKVQPKL, from the coding sequence ATGACATCAAATCATTTAAAAACAAGCTTATACACTTTAGCAGCGACAGCTATGCTTCTAAGTTCTAGTCAAAACCATGCACAGCAATATTACAAATGGGTCGACGCTAGTGGCTCCACTCATTACACAGCCACTCCACCTCCAAAAGGTGCAAAACGTTTAGATAAAGTCACAACCTATGGTAGCCACAACTACAGTTCCAGCAATCCAACTAGTACAACAACACAAGCAACTCAAACGCCGCAAAGCGATACAAATCAACAAAACAATTCATCAACTACGAATATGCCTACCGATAATTCTAAGCCTGTTCCAACAGTAGAAGCACCAAGTGTATCTTCGAATTCAGTTGTAAAAGTTCAGCCAAAACTTTAA
- the leuS gene encoding leucine--tRNA ligase, whose protein sequence is MTTSHIDSEYQASAIEPQVQQDWDNRKVFKVADTVEGKHRYILSMFPYPSGKLHMGHVRNYTIGDVISRFYRLKGETVLQPMGWDAFGLPAENAAIAHQVAPAKWTFENIAYMRDQLKKLGLSVDWDREFATCTPEYYHWEQWLFVQLYKKGLIYRKLSTVNWDPVDQTVLANEQVENGRGWRSGALVEKRDIPMYYFRITDYAQELLDDLDTLKDGWPQQVLTMQRNWIGRSTGMEITFPSANTEIYADGLTVYTTRADTLMGVTYVAVAAEHPLALKAAENNPELAAFIEECRMGSVAEADLATAEKKGMATGLSVKHPVTGEELPVWIANYVLMSYGSGAVMAVPAHDERDFEFANKFNLPIKQVIDAKGTDDAEYSVTEWQEWYGSKDGKLVNSGDFDGLDFQAAFDAFLAKLEPQNLANAKVQFRLRDWGVSRQRYWGCPIPMINCDTCGQVPVPEDQLPVVLPTDVVPDGSGNPLNKMPEFYETKCPCCGGDARRETDTLDTFVESSWYYARYASPDFTGGMVKPEAAQSWLPVNQYIGGVEHAILHLLYARFFHKLMRDEGVVQGNEPFTNLLTQGMVLADTFYREAESGKKTWFNPADIELERDEKGRILSAKYSGDGQEVVIGGQEKMSKSKNNGIDPQAIIDQYGADTARVFMMFAAPPDQSLEWSDAGVEGANRFLKRVWRLAAGFLEKDNQATAIDTANLSKDAQDLRRKTHETIQKVGDDIERRHAFNTSIAALMELLNATNKFEAKDDNDVAVAREAITTLLTLLAPFAPHLSQTLLAQFSIDINTTLFPQVDESALTRNTQTIVVQVNGKLRGKLDVAVDISKDELLALAKALPEVQQFLTGPTKKEIVVPNKLVNLVV, encoded by the coding sequence ATGACGACTTCTCACATTGACTCCGAATATCAAGCAAGTGCCATTGAGCCTCAAGTTCAACAAGACTGGGACAATCGCAAAGTTTTTAAAGTTGCAGACACTGTAGAGGGCAAACATCGCTATATCCTGTCGATGTTCCCTTACCCAAGTGGCAAGCTGCATATGGGGCATGTGCGTAACTACACCATTGGTGACGTGATCAGCCGTTTTTACCGTCTAAAAGGCGAAACGGTATTACAACCAATGGGTTGGGATGCGTTTGGTTTACCTGCTGAAAATGCAGCGATCGCTCATCAAGTTGCACCAGCAAAATGGACATTTGAAAATATCGCATATATGCGTGACCAATTAAAGAAATTGGGCTTATCCGTCGATTGGGATCGTGAGTTTGCGACCTGTACACCAGAGTACTACCACTGGGAACAATGGTTATTTGTTCAACTTTATAAGAAAGGCTTGATCTATCGTAAGCTTTCAACCGTGAACTGGGACCCAGTAGACCAAACAGTGTTAGCCAACGAGCAAGTTGAAAATGGTCGTGGCTGGCGTTCAGGTGCATTAGTTGAAAAACGTGATATTCCAATGTACTACTTCCGCATCACCGACTATGCACAAGAATTATTAGACGATCTAGATACCTTGAAAGATGGCTGGCCACAACAAGTGTTGACCATGCAGCGTAACTGGATTGGTCGTTCTACAGGGATGGAAATTACCTTCCCTTCTGCCAATACTGAAATCTATGCAGATGGTTTAACCGTTTATACCACGCGTGCTGATACTTTGATGGGTGTAACTTATGTTGCGGTTGCAGCAGAACACCCTCTTGCGCTTAAAGCAGCGGAAAACAATCCTGAATTAGCTGCATTTATTGAAGAATGCCGTATGGGTTCAGTCGCAGAAGCAGACTTAGCCACGGCTGAAAAGAAAGGTATGGCAACAGGCTTATCTGTTAAGCACCCAGTCACAGGTGAAGAACTCCCTGTTTGGATTGCCAACTATGTATTGATGTCATACGGTTCAGGTGCTGTGATGGCTGTGCCAGCACACGACGAACGTGATTTTGAATTTGCCAACAAGTTTAACTTGCCAATCAAACAAGTAATCGATGCTAAAGGCACTGATGATGCTGAATACTCAGTTACTGAATGGCAAGAATGGTACGGTTCTAAAGATGGCAAATTGGTGAATTCAGGCGACTTCGACGGTTTAGATTTCCAAGCCGCGTTTGATGCTTTCCTTGCAAAATTAGAACCACAGAACTTAGCAAATGCTAAGGTTCAATTCCGTTTACGTGACTGGGGTGTATCTCGTCAACGTTACTGGGGTTGTCCAATTCCAATGATCAACTGTGATACTTGTGGTCAAGTCCCAGTGCCAGAAGATCAATTGCCAGTGGTATTACCAACAGATGTAGTTCCAGATGGTTCAGGCAACCCATTGAACAAGATGCCTGAATTCTATGAAACTAAGTGTCCTTGCTGTGGTGGCGATGCACGTCGTGAAACAGACACCTTGGACACCTTTGTAGAATCCTCTTGGTATTATGCTCGCTATGCATCTCCAGATTTTACTGGCGGTATGGTAAAACCTGAAGCGGCTCAAAGCTGGCTTCCTGTGAACCAGTATATCGGTGGTGTAGAACACGCAATTCTGCACTTACTTTATGCACGTTTCTTCCATAAATTGATGCGTGATGAAGGCGTAGTACAAGGCAATGAACCATTTACTAACTTGCTCACCCAAGGCATGGTGTTGGCAGACACCTTCTACCGTGAAGCAGAGAGTGGCAAGAAAACTTGGTTTAACCCTGCTGACATCGAATTAGAGCGTGATGAGAAAGGTCGCATTCTATCTGCGAAATATTCGGGTGATGGTCAGGAAGTTGTGATCGGCGGACAAGAAAAAATGTCTAAGTCGAAAAACAATGGTATTGATCCACAGGCCATTATTGACCAGTACGGCGCAGATACCGCACGTGTCTTTATGATGTTCGCTGCACCACCTGATCAATCTTTAGAATGGTCAGATGCAGGTGTTGAAGGGGCTAACCGTTTCTTGAAACGTGTATGGCGTTTGGCTGCTGGTTTCTTGGAAAAAGACAATCAAGCGACTGCAATTGATACAGCAAACCTCTCGAAAGACGCGCAAGATTTACGTCGCAAAACCCATGAAACCATCCAGAAAGTGGGTGATGACATTGAACGCCGTCATGCGTTCAATACTTCTATTGCGGCATTAATGGAGTTATTGAATGCGACCAATAAGTTTGAAGCAAAAGATGACAATGATGTAGCTGTTGCACGTGAAGCAATTACAACTTTATTGACTTTACTTGCCCCATTTGCACCACATTTAAGTCAAACACTTTTAGCACAGTTTAGTATTGATATTAATACCACACTGTTCCCACAAGTGGATGAATCAGCGTTAACCCGTAATACGCAAACGATTGTTGTACAAGTGAATGGTAAACTTCGTGGTAAGTTAGACGTCGCAGTCGATATCTCTAAAGATGAGTTATTGGCTTTGGCAAAAGCACTGCCAGAAGTTCAACAATTCTTAACTGGTCCAACCAAGAAAGAAATTGTAGTGCCAAATAAACTTGTTAATTTAGTTGTTTAA
- the lptE gene encoding LPS assembly lipoprotein LptE, whose product MHLAQRLAAIVLTLGLSAGLVGCGFHLKGSYPTATPLVYNKLTLVLPDNTDELENRLSIYLSATGVQLSNANDAYVLRILDYTPRRQLLNGKLTEVLLRLTVTFQIEDRQGNKITEPRTLTASRTYQYDVATVNTDNQQEAYLNRIIIDDIAQQITRQIAANRLPKAQP is encoded by the coding sequence ATGCACTTAGCACAACGTTTAGCTGCTATCGTTTTAACTTTAGGTCTAAGTGCAGGCTTAGTTGGCTGTGGCTTTCATTTAAAGGGAAGCTATCCAACGGCAACACCATTGGTTTATAACAAACTAACTTTGGTTTTACCTGACAATACCGATGAACTCGAGAATCGTCTCAGCATCTATCTCAGTGCTACGGGCGTACAACTCAGTAATGCCAATGATGCCTATGTACTTCGTATCTTAGATTATACCCCTCGTCGCCAGTTATTGAATGGTAAATTGACTGAAGTACTACTGCGTTTAACCGTGACTTTCCAAATTGAAGATCGTCAAGGCAATAAAATCACAGAACCACGTACACTCACTGCATCTCGCACGTACCAATATGATGTGGCAACTGTAAATACAGATAACCAACAAGAAGCGTACCTGAACCGTATCATTATTGATGATATTGCCCAGCAAATTACGCGTCAAATTGCAGCAAATCGTTTACCCAAAGCTCAACCATAA
- the holA gene encoding DNA polymerase III subunit delta, producing MKLDYVQALKRITEARGAWIIHGQEPLLEQNLLDGFRKSWQQHEVERQRYDISSVNDWKNVFNALNSLSLFSQQLAIEVHGNIKPDANGLKLLKNYIQQNEHNLLLIVLPKQDSSSLKSAFFQVVEANGVVVSLTATYPQDRQKILNLEAEKIGIQLDHDAWQWLMQHHEHNLLAAKNSLMRVADTFPDIQKIQIEQLYACLQDQSRYTTYDLSDALLAGNFAQSIKIYQYLIAAGEPDSLILWTLNKEMHLLMQLFEQPHNAIQIGIWKTKVSQYQQALRRLNPRQFLLWPELLLRIDAAIKGMSKENSEHLMLQAVGELCGNRLFPS from the coding sequence ATGAAGTTAGATTATGTTCAAGCATTAAAACGCATTACAGAAGCCCGTGGTGCATGGATCATTCATGGGCAAGAACCCTTGCTTGAGCAAAACTTACTTGATGGATTTCGTAAAAGTTGGCAACAGCATGAAGTTGAACGTCAGCGTTATGACATCAGTAGCGTCAATGATTGGAAAAATGTTTTTAATGCGCTGAATAGCTTATCGCTGTTTTCTCAGCAACTCGCCATTGAAGTACATGGCAATATCAAGCCTGATGCCAACGGCCTAAAACTGCTGAAAAACTATATTCAACAGAATGAACATAACTTATTGCTCATCGTTTTACCTAAACAAGACAGCAGCAGTTTAAAGTCTGCCTTTTTCCAAGTCGTGGAGGCCAATGGTGTTGTGGTTTCTTTGACCGCAACTTATCCACAAGACCGACAAAAAATCTTAAATTTAGAAGCAGAAAAAATAGGCATTCAACTAGATCATGATGCTTGGCAATGGCTGATGCAGCACCATGAACATAATCTATTGGCTGCGAAAAACAGCCTAATGCGTGTGGCAGATACCTTTCCTGATATACAAAAAATTCAGATTGAGCAGCTATATGCTTGTTTGCAAGATCAATCACGTTATACCACTTATGATCTGAGCGATGCGCTACTTGCTGGTAACTTCGCGCAGTCCATTAAGATTTATCAATATTTGATTGCAGCTGGTGAACCTGACAGTCTAATTTTGTGGACATTGAATAAAGAAATGCATCTTCTGATGCAACTCTTTGAGCAGCCCCATAATGCGATACAAATTGGTATTTGGAAAACTAAAGTATCCCAATATCAACAAGCTTTACGTCGTCTAAATCCAAGACAGTTCTTGCTTTGGCCTGAACTATTGTTGCGAATTGATGCTGCAATCAAAGGGATGTCTAAAGAAAACTCAGAGCATCTTATGCTACAGGCGGTCGGAGAGTTATGTGGCAACCGCCTGTTTCCATCATAA
- a CDS encoding bacteriohemerythrin: MEWQESFNIGIDVIDHQHRQILDYINRLEEIRVSGHRSKIQEVLEDLIDYTQSHFSFEENLLMQVNYQYLPSHKGIHDLFVKRLNEYRQRFERGEAVENDLYRLLSKWLINHIQHDDQDYVDAVRDNMIRYLRTQEQTKAKSWFSRIFS; this comes from the coding sequence ATGGAATGGCAAGAAAGCTTTAATATCGGTATTGATGTGATTGATCATCAGCATCGTCAAATATTGGATTATATCAATAGATTAGAAGAAATTCGGGTGAGTGGTCATCGTTCTAAAATCCAAGAAGTATTGGAAGATCTGATTGATTACACGCAATCACATTTTAGCTTTGAAGAAAATTTATTAATGCAGGTCAATTATCAATATTTACCTTCGCATAAAGGTATACATGATTTATTTGTCAAAAGACTAAATGAGTATCGTCAGCGCTTTGAAAGAGGCGAGGCAGTTGAAAATGACCTATATCGACTTCTGTCCAAGTGGTTGATTAATCATATACAGCACGATGATCAGGATTATGTCGATGCTGTGCGTGATAATATGATTCGATATTTACGCACCCAAGAACAAACCAAAGCAAAGAGCTGGTTCTCTCGTATATTTAGCTAA